A genomic window from Bacillota bacterium LX-D includes:
- a CDS encoding DDE-type integrase/transposase/recombinase — protein MAKRWIEKGYNATTVLNSVGLATSTYYYNITKESKGEQTSTKKQTGRKIPGYSLNKKGEKIPDELIKEYLCELIALCKELDILRPQRKIYPKRPKKLAKREKITGPNQLWQMDLKYGYIAGTSQFFFQLSAIDVFDRSIVGYHVGLSATAKDACRVLINALKKRNLTPGMKMPVIRTDNGPQFIAKLFKETCDRWNIKHERIPVKTPNMNAYIESFHSILEDECYSRHEFDSFMEVYGAISEYIDYYNNRRRHSSIKYMAPNEFYKAFTKGQLANSVQPLIA, from the coding sequence ATTGCTAAGAGGTGGATAGAAAAGGGATACAACGCAACTACTGTTCTCAACTCTGTCGGTCTAGCTACATCCACCTATTACTACAACATCACTAAAGAAAGCAAAGGGGAACAAACATCAACAAAAAAGCAGACGGGACGTAAAATACCAGGCTATTCACTGAACAAAAAGGGAGAAAAGATACCGGATGAACTTATCAAAGAATACCTTTGTGAGCTTATAGCGCTTTGCAAAGAACTTGATATTTTACGTCCCCAGCGAAAAATATATCCCAAACGTCCTAAGAAGCTCGCTAAACGAGAGAAAATAACTGGCCCTAATCAGCTTTGGCAAATGGATTTAAAGTATGGCTACATTGCCGGAACCAGTCAATTTTTCTTCCAACTATCAGCCATAGATGTATTTGATAGATCGATAGTAGGTTACCATGTAGGATTAAGCGCCACGGCAAAGGATGCCTGCAGGGTACTTATAAATGCCCTTAAAAAACGTAACTTAACTCCCGGTATGAAAATGCCGGTGATAAGAACAGACAATGGGCCCCAATTTATTGCTAAACTGTTTAAAGAAACTTGTGATAGATGGAATATAAAGCATGAAAGAATTCCTGTAAAAACACCTAATATGAATGCCTATATAGAGTCATTCCACTCTATTCTAGAAGATGAATGCTACAGCCGCCATGAATTTGACAGCTTTATGGAAGTATATGGGGCTATTAGTGAATACATTGATTACTACAACAATAGGCGTAGACATAGCAGTATAAAGTATATGGCTCCTAATGAGTTTTACAAAGCCTTTACAAAAGGGCAATTAGCTAACTCAGTCCAACCTCTTATCGCCTAA
- a CDS encoding AAA family ATPase has protein sequence MTKPFSRQIDPSDLYESLAHREALARLQLMVENRYLGLLTGEVGSGKSTLIRRLFQNLDPVRYLPIYISSASLKPRDFYGELLRHVGEVPPFSLAKAKRLWADVLEARQEQAEKALVVVVHEAQEMSEAMLGELRFVVSYQMDSCSLFPLILVGQPELRRTLRLKKYEAIAQRITLQYHLGGLSPEETAHYIRHQMKTAGMAIPVFSESAMALVHATSQGIPRIINQICSQALYDAAQRGHEVIEESHIARVLADFDRQRGVAG, from the coding sequence ATGACTAAACCCTTTAGCCGCCAGATCGACCCTTCGGACCTGTACGAGTCTTTAGCCCACCGGGAAGCTCTGGCCCGCTTGCAACTTATGGTGGAAAACCGCTACCTGGGTCTTTTAACGGGCGAGGTGGGAAGCGGTAAGTCAACCCTTATCCGCCGCCTGTTTCAAAACCTTGATCCCGTGCGTTATCTCCCTATCTACATCTCCAGCGCCAGCCTCAAGCCTCGTGATTTCTACGGGGAACTCCTGCGGCATGTGGGAGAAGTGCCACCTTTTTCCCTGGCTAAGGCCAAACGCCTCTGGGCCGATGTGCTAGAGGCCAGGCAGGAACAGGCGGAAAAAGCTCTGGTCGTGGTGGTGCACGAGGCGCAAGAAATGAGTGAGGCCATGCTGGGGGAACTCCGGTTTGTGGTGAGCTACCAGATGGACTCTTGCTCCCTCTTTCCTCTGATCCTGGTGGGACAACCCGAACTGCGGCGGACCTTACGGCTCAAAAAGTATGAGGCCATTGCCCAAAGGATTACTCTGCAGTATCACCTGGGAGGGCTTAGCCCGGAGGAGACTGCTCATTACATCCGCCACCAGATGAAGACAGCCGGCATGGCTATCCCTGTTTTTTCCGAAAGTGCTATGGCCTTGGTCCATGCAACCAGTCAGGGCATCCCGCGTATCATTAACCAGATCTGCAGTCAGGCCCTTTATGACGCGGCCCAACGTGGTCACGAAGTAATCGAAGAATCCCATATTGCCAGAGTGCTGGCCGATTTTGATCGGCAGCGGGGAGTGGCCGGGTGA
- a CDS encoding DUF6431 domain-containing protein — MAAHGQYLRKLITADETVARIPIARFRCGNCRRTHAILPDFISPYRHYSMDIIAPAVEEVVDDQVPPERVQGGQDIPTTRRWCVGFSSGTVRPSACWKAWLSDYQNE; from the coding sequence ATGGCTGCTCACGGCCAGTATTTGCGCAAACTGATTACGGCAGATGAAACCGTAGCGAGAATTCCTATAGCACGCTTCCGTTGCGGTAACTGTCGCCGCACCCATGCCATCCTCCCCGATTTCATTTCTCCCTATCGTCATTATTCAATGGATATTATTGCACCGGCGGTAGAGGAAGTAGTTGATGATCAGGTACCGCCAGAACGGGTCCAAGGTGGGCAGGACATTCCCACCACCCGCCGGTGGTGCGTCGGTTTCTCAAGCGGTACAGTGAGGCCGTCGGCGTGCTGGAAAGCCTGGCTTTCCGATTATCAAAACGAATAG
- a CDS encoding type II toxin-antitoxin system Phd/YefM family antitoxin, translated as MPQIRPVSDLRNNFAEISRVVHETSEPVFLTKNGYGDMVVMSFEAYEKLQFESEVYFKLKEAELQAKQTNQRFSHKEVFDSLRQTLQEKADGGNV; from the coding sequence ATGCCACAGATCAGGCCGGTATCGGATTTGCGAAATAATTTCGCAGAGATTTCAAGGGTTGTCCACGAAACTTCCGAGCCTGTTTTTCTTACAAAAAATGGGTATGGAGATATGGTTGTGATGAGCTTTGAAGCCTATGAAAAGCTACAATTTGAAAGTGAAGTGTATTTCAAATTGAAGGAAGCGGAACTGCAAGCAAAACAAACCAATCAGCGCTTTTCCCATAAAGAGGTCTTCGACAGTTTGAGGCAAACTTTGCAGGAAAAGGCAGACGGCGGGAATGTATGA
- a CDS encoding type II toxin-antitoxin system RelE/ParE family toxin produces MYEIIYLPIAKQDITDIILYISDQLNAPKAAMDLLDALEHSISLLRDFPYAHKIYRPIKPLVEDYRMLIVKNYAVFYVVREEEKIVEVHRVIYAKMDLTKLIK; encoded by the coding sequence ATGTATGAAATCATTTACCTTCCGATAGCCAAACAGGATATAACGGACATTATCCTGTATATATCCGACCAGTTAAATGCGCCAAAGGCGGCAATGGATTTGCTGGATGCATTAGAGCATTCTATCTCCCTGTTAAGGGATTTTCCTTATGCACACAAGATATACCGCCCTATAAAGCCTTTGGTAGAAGATTATCGAATGCTGATTGTGAAAAATTATGCTGTTTTTTACGTTGTTCGGGAAGAGGAGAAAATAGTTGAAGTCCATCGCGTAATATATGCAAAGATGGATTTGACAAAATTGATCAAATAA
- a CDS encoding phage portal protein: MSLDAKIRAFLLGEDIGIQSNAGVNVSEYNAMTSTAVYACVRVLAETVASLPLPLYKRLDRGKEKATYHPLYFLLHDLPNPEMTSFTFRETLMSHLLLWGNAYAQVIRDSKGNVAELWPLLPDRMSVERDLESGEQFQLNEICRIFRVPPHLVGDLSRATFSNVEHQSLDFVVHTIRPWLVRWEQAITKCLLREGERKIYFPKFTVDGLLRGNMLPVSLVGSKTEGGENLNGQTEKKTG; encoded by the coding sequence ATAAGCCTTGATGCCAAAATCAGGGCTTTTTTACTGGGTGAAGATATCGGAATCCAGTCCAATGCCGGTGTAAACGTCAGTGAATACAATGCCATGACCTCCACAGCGGTCTATGCCTGTGTGAGGGTCTTGGCTGAAACGGTGGCCAGCCTCCCCCTGCCGTTATATAAGAGGCTTGACCGGGGCAAAGAAAAAGCAACCTACCACCCTTTGTACTTTCTTCTACACGACTTGCCCAATCCGGAGATGACCAGTTTCACCTTCCGGGAAACCCTGATGAGCCACCTTCTTTTATGGGGGAACGCCTATGCTCAGGTAATAAGGGACAGCAAGGGGAATGTGGCCGAGCTCTGGCCCCTGTTACCTGACCGGATGTCGGTGGAGAGAGACTTGGAAAGCGGAGAGCAGTTTCAGCTTAATGAAATCTGCCGCATTTTCCGGGTACCGCCTCACCTGGTGGGGGACTTGTCCCGAGCCACTTTCAGCAATGTAGAGCATCAATCCCTGGATTTTGTCGTCCACACCATCAGGCCCTGGCTGGTTCGCTGGGAACAAGCCATTACAAAATGCCTTTTGAGGGAAGGGGAGAGAAAAATATATTTCCCCAAGTTCACCGTCGATGGCCTTCTTAGAGGCAATATGCTGCCAGTCTCTCTGGTGGGCAGTAAAACAGAGGGAGGTGAGAACTTAAATGGACAAACAGAAAAGAAGACAGGCTGA
- a CDS encoding HK97 family phage prohead protease: MDKQKRRQAEPAQLERRTVSMTELRVLSEGDEEATKPIIEGHAAVFNRWSEELGGMFPFREKVMPGVFKETIQVDDIRALFNHDPNYVLGRNRLGTLELKETQKGLLVRITPPETQWAKDLLVSIDRGDISQMSLGFLVIEDRWGTEDGGDIRELHKVKLFDVSPVTFPAYPQTDVGVRDALLSYERHLKDCPRRQSPAQGSGWN; the protein is encoded by the coding sequence ATGGACAAACAGAAAAGAAGACAGGCTGAGCCAGCGCAGCTGGAGAGAAGAACGGTATCCATGACGGAGCTCAGGGTACTTAGCGAGGGTGATGAAGAAGCGACAAAGCCCATCATCGAAGGACATGCCGCTGTTTTCAACCGGTGGTCGGAGGAGCTTGGCGGCATGTTTCCCTTCCGGGAAAAAGTAATGCCGGGAGTTTTCAAGGAGACTATCCAGGTGGATGACATCCGGGCGCTGTTTAACCATGACCCCAATTATGTGCTGGGCAGGAACCGTTTAGGCACCCTTGAACTCAAGGAAACGCAAAAGGGGCTGCTGGTAAGGATAACACCTCCGGAAACGCAGTGGGCAAAAGATTTGTTAGTCAGCATAGACCGAGGAGACATTTCGCAAATGTCCCTCGGTTTTTTAGTTATTGAGGACCGCTGGGGTACCGAGGACGGTGGGGATATCAGGGAGCTTCACAAGGTAAAGCTTTTTGATGTTTCTCCGGTAACCTTTCCGGCATACCCTCAGACAGATGTCGGTGTTAGGGACGCGCTTTTAAGCTATGAGAGGCATTTAAAGGATTGTCCGAGGCGGCAGAGTCCCGCGCAAGGCAGCGGTTGGAACTGA